A single region of the Maylandia zebra isolate NMK-2024a linkage group LG17, Mzebra_GT3a, whole genome shotgun sequence genome encodes:
- the LOC143413287 gene encoding uncharacterized protein LOC143413287, whose product MVILSDSPLRKHQKLDAEVKQLVESILTSKPGGERIINEYNRTKSLVDETRRKTYWSTYLTDLTEKNGTSPPRQVKEMYARGIVTFFSYLSGLYSKNGYCLYMSLSKEHYYDGEGSTGYLAWRIKAIQRCTAKGRRLSSGAPGDGSSSEDQCGGPTVRRELQFVTEKLLSEDECKDTISLMKHSADEDTVKKKMKLTFVYRHNMVLGLLGPISGSRFRKLRVKNDTQG is encoded by the exons ATGGTCATCCTTTCAGACAGCCCTTTGAGGAAACATCAGAAGCTGGATGCAGAAGTTAAGCAA TTGGTGGAATCGATTCTCACCAGCAAACCTGGTGGAGAACGtataataaatgaatacaatCGGACCAAGTCCCTGGTGGATGAAACCAGAAGAAAAACATACTGGTCAACATACTTGACAGActtgacagaaaaaaatgg TACATCACCACCACGACAGGTAAAAGAAATGTATGCCAGAGGAATTGTAACCTTTTTCTCTTACCTCAGTGGCCTGTACTCCAAAAATGGCTAT tgTCTGTACATGTCACTCTCCAAGGAACATTATTATGATGGCGAGGGTAGCACCGGGTACTTGGCCTGGAGGATTAAAGCCATACAGAGATGCACTGCTAAAGGGAGGCGATTATCATCTGGAG CACCAGGAGATGGATCATCGAGTGAAGACCAGTGTGGTGGACCAACTGTCAGACGAGAGTTGCAGTTTGTTACAGAAAAGTTACTGAGTGAGGATGAGTGCAAGGATACAATCTCTCTGATGAAACATTCAGCTGATGAAGACACAgtcaagaagaagatgaagtTGACATTTGTTTATCGACACAACATGGTCCTTGGCctcctgggccctatttcaggaagccggtttagaaaactcagagtgaaaaacgatactcagggttga
- the LOC112436329 gene encoding serine/threonine-protein kinase pim-1-like produces MKKETRKMTTPADKKDSGDQDCKSRTAKRKASPEKKTPIKRRRVAEQAGPSTSSDVVKGVKRKVVQDEEGTTKKAKKAKLLDHMSGDEEQASFSLDSGKDLNNKQECAKNGKRKAAGDNREPLKKKKRNVDQGKKSVADQKREFQARYVEEHQLGEGGCGAVFSGYRIEDRFPVAIKHIPKNKVYCKVADENGKMLSVEVAIMLKLAGEAEGSVGISAPVSLLEWFDLGKELILVLERPVPAVDLQKYKAENGRTLTEDTAKVILKQLVDAVKELEEKHIFHRDIKGQNILIETGSDVPRVRIIDFGLSCFVKQRSLYRIFYGTPLHIPPEWYIRSCYRCGPTTVWQMGVVLYEALHARYFSTARFLTKQLSIKKRLSTECRNFLDACLALAPEKRPTLEELQLHPWLR; encoded by the exons atgaaaaaggaaacaagaaaaatgaCCACTCCAGCTGATAAGAAAGATTCAGGAGATCAAG ATTGTAAGAGCAGGACTGCTAAAAGAAAGGCCAGTCCTGAAAAGAAGACCCCAATAAAAAGGAGGAGGGTCGCTGAGCAGGCTGGTCCTTCCACCAGCTCAGATGTGGTCAAAGGTGTGAAGCGCAAGGTTGTGCAAGATGAAGAGGGCAcaacaaagaaagcaaagaaggCTAAACTTCTCGACCATATGAGCGGTGACGAGGAGCAAGCATCCTTCTCGTTGGACTCTGGTAAAG ACTTGAACAACAAACAGGAGTGCGcaaaaaatggcaaaagaaaGGCCGCGGGAGACAACAGAGAGCcactcaagaaaaaaaaaaggaatgtggACCAGGGCAAAAAATCAGTGGCAGACCAAAAAC GTGAATTCCAAGCCAGATATGTGGAGGAGCACCAGCTCGGAGAAGGAGGCTGCGGAGCAGTGTTTTCTGGCTACCGGATAGAAGATCGTTTTCCA GTTGCCATCAAACACATTCCCAAAAATAAAGTCTACTGCAAAGTGGCG GATGAAAATGGGAAGATGCTCTCGGTGGAAGTGGCCATTATGCTTAAACTTGCAGGTGAAGCAGAAGGGTCAGTGGGAATATCAGCACCTGTGTCCTTGCTGGAGTGGTTCGACCTTGGCAAAGAGCTGATCCTGGTGCTGGAGAGACCTGTCCCCGCTGTGGACCTGCAAAAATACAAAGCAGAAAATGGAAGAACTTTAACAGAGGACACGGCCAAG GTCATTCTGAAGCAACTAGTTGATGCTGTAAAGGAACTTGAGGAGAAACACATCTTTCATCGGGACATCAAGGGACAAAACATTCTGATTGAGACCGGCTCAGATGTGCCTCGAGTTCGCATCATTGACTTTGGACTGAGCTGCTTTGTTAAACAGCGATCTCTGTATCGCATCTTCTATG gCACTCCTCTTCACATCCCTCCCGAGTGGTACATTAGGAGCTGCTACAGGTGTGGACCCACCACGGTGTGGCAAATGGGAGTGGTGTTGTATGAAGCGCTTCATGCACGATACTTTAGTACCGCGAGGTTCCTCACAAAGCAACTGAGCATCAAAAAGCGTCTGTCCACAG aaTGCCGGAATTTCTTGGACGCATGTTTAGCTTTAGCCCCGGAGAAGCGCCCAACACTGGAGGAGCTCCAGCTTCACCCCTGGCTAagataa